A portion of the Candidatus Binatota bacterium genome contains these proteins:
- a CDS encoding HupE/UreJ family protein encodes MTLVRRSPPGGLIVIGLLIFLVSAVLWEADPAQAHDRSISWSRWWVSGSESGTQLSARLRLRAFDLERYRSGAQLFGGRMPVQLASQLAVTVDGHRCKAHSARRLAGSPDLALFEWELDCPAQGVVVIRSDLLAPLLPQHMNMGRLFDAEGKEHEFLLGAGRRSWTQASSGPSQEQASSSAWDDFVGSGFLHAVGGYDHLVFLLALLLGGTAFKEMLAVVTGFTLAHSLTLGLTVTGLLRPDAYAVEALIALSIIIVSVENAWLAGGRSSTLTRWTPLFIAVLALPAAMGLLAVSVTSMLGMAVFSACYFRLLGGSDRPGRLRWFCAVVFGLLHGFGFAGALLEDSRAQASILSALVGFNVGVELGQLAALSLMWPLLGFAEGFARRVGGAPAVRGLTRVGAATTLALGTWWFTGRAFQQLAIGG; translated from the coding sequence GTGACCCTGGTTCGACGGTCTCCTCCCGGCGGGCTGATCGTCATCGGGCTGCTGATCTTCCTGGTGTCGGCCGTGCTGTGGGAGGCCGACCCTGCCCAGGCCCATGATCGCAGCATCTCGTGGTCGCGCTGGTGGGTCAGCGGGAGTGAAAGTGGTACGCAGCTAAGCGCACGCCTGCGGTTGCGGGCTTTCGATCTTGAGCGTTATCGCAGTGGGGCACAGCTGTTCGGTGGAAGAATGCCTGTGCAGCTCGCGTCCCAGTTGGCGGTCACGGTAGACGGCCACCGCTGCAAGGCTCATTCGGCCCGGCGGCTGGCGGGGTCGCCCGATCTTGCCCTGTTTGAGTGGGAGCTCGACTGTCCGGCCCAGGGCGTGGTGGTCATACGCAGTGACTTGCTGGCACCGTTGCTCCCCCAGCACATGAACATGGGGCGGTTGTTTGACGCCGAGGGCAAAGAGCACGAGTTTCTGCTGGGCGCGGGGCGGCGCAGCTGGACGCAAGCAAGCTCCGGCCCGTCGCAGGAGCAGGCTTCATCGTCGGCCTGGGACGATTTCGTGGGCAGTGGTTTTCTCCACGCCGTGGGCGGGTACGACCACCTGGTGTTCCTGCTGGCCTTGCTGCTCGGCGGCACGGCGTTCAAGGAAATGCTGGCGGTGGTCACCGGCTTCACGCTTGCTCATAGCCTGACCCTGGGCTTGACCGTGACCGGCCTGCTGCGCCCGGACGCGTACGCTGTCGAGGCACTGATAGCGTTGTCGATAATTATAGTGTCGGTGGAGAACGCCTGGCTGGCCGGTGGCCGCTCTTCAACACTTACGCGCTGGACGCCATTGTTCATAGCCGTCCTGGCGCTTCCCGCGGCCATGGGCCTGCTCGCCGTTTCGGTAACGAGCATGCTCGGAATGGCTGTGTTTTCGGCTTGTTACTTTCGCCTGCTCGGCGGTAGCGACAGGCCCGGCCGCCTGCGCTGGTTCTGCGCGGTCGTGTTCGGCCTGCTGCATGGCTTTGGTTTTGCCGGGGCACTGCTCGAAGACAGTCGCGCGCAGGCGTCGATTCTCTCGGCACTGGTGGGCTTCAACGTCGGCGTAGAGCTGGGACAGCTGGCGGCACTTTCGTTGATGTGGCCCCTGCTCGGTTTTGCCGAAGGCTTTGCCCGGCGAGTGGGCGGAGCTCCCGCCGTGAGGGGGCTGACCAGGGTGGGTGCGGCCACGACGCTCGCGCTTGGTACCTGGTGGTTTACCGGCCGCGCTTTTCAGCAGCTGGCCATCGGTGGCTGA
- a CDS encoding HlyC/CorC family transporter: MEVSLQKLDERPRPTSIAGTGYPDFRPATANPVNETTALLTALGLLLVNACFVAAEFAIVTVRRSRVETLVRNGRRRAAVLEKVLNDLDRHITAGQLVITAASLAIGAIAEKALASKIEQLLAPAGLASPAFVHLLALLLAFVFITVTLVIAGELAPKFLGLRRTEKVAMWMSPPLHFVARLSSPLLAVMNRLAQALLSMIGVTEADHEYESMSAEELQIFLAEPSTLGRLSISNRRLLGNLIEYSDHNARQVMIARDQIDFISLERSLEENMTIIHETSHTRYPLCETGLDSVVGMIHIKDLFHRANSLQSSEDLRLLQHEMQFVPETQAIDVLQRNFQRRRAHMALVVDEYGVPTGLVTLEDVLEELVGEIQDEFDTDEEAKILHTDDGILIDGMLLVEDLCRELDIEDTGSDSDTMGGYVTDQLGRIARAGDVFEIGDYRGRVTEMQGRRIARVLLAPAPGQAPAGDEDPAAEDSPASDDPA; this comes from the coding sequence ATGGAAGTGAGTCTGCAAAAGCTTGATGAACGACCCAGACCAACCTCCATCGCCGGCACCGGCTATCCGGACTTTCGGCCAGCGACAGCAAATCCAGTGAACGAAACTACAGCCTTGTTGACGGCCCTCGGGCTGTTGCTGGTCAACGCCTGCTTCGTGGCCGCCGAGTTCGCGATCGTCACCGTGCGTCGGAGCCGGGTAGAAACCCTCGTTCGCAACGGCCGGCGGCGAGCAGCCGTGTTGGAAAAAGTCCTCAACGATCTTGATCGCCACATAACCGCCGGCCAGCTCGTGATAACAGCAGCCAGCCTCGCCATAGGCGCAATCGCAGAAAAGGCGCTCGCCAGCAAGATCGAACAACTGCTGGCGCCTGCCGGTCTCGCCTCTCCCGCTTTTGTTCACCTGCTCGCCTTGCTGCTGGCCTTCGTATTCATCACCGTGACACTGGTGATAGCCGGTGAGCTGGCGCCGAAGTTTCTCGGCCTGCGCCGTACCGAGAAAGTGGCAATGTGGATGTCGCCGCCGCTACACTTCGTGGCCCGCCTTTCGTCGCCACTGCTCGCGGTGATGAACCGCCTCGCCCAGGCCCTGCTTTCGATGATTGGCGTGACCGAGGCCGACCACGAGTACGAATCCATGAGCGCCGAGGAGCTGCAGATTTTTCTGGCCGAACCTTCCACCCTGGGCCGCTTGTCAATAAGCAACCGGCGCCTGTTGGGAAACCTGATCGAGTACTCTGACCACAACGCGCGGCAGGTAATGATCGCCCGCGACCAGATCGATTTTATCTCCCTTGAACGCAGCCTCGAAGAAAACATGACCATCATCCACGAAACCAGCCATACCCGTTATCCACTGTGCGAGACCGGGTTGGATAGTGTCGTGGGCATGATCCACATCAAGGATCTCTTTCACCGCGCCAACAGCCTGCAGTCTTCAGAAGACCTGCGGCTGCTCCAACACGAGATGCAGTTTGTACCCGAGACCCAGGCCATCGACGTGCTTCAGAGGAACTTCCAGCGCCGCCGGGCCCACATGGCCCTGGTGGTGGACGAGTACGGCGTGCCTACCGGACTGGTCACGCTTGAAGATGTGCTCGAAGAACTCGTCGGCGAAATACAGGACGAGTTTGACACTGACGAAGAAGCCAAGATCCTGCACACCGACGACGGCATACTGATCGATGGCATGCTCCTGGTCGAAGACCTCTGCCGCGAGCTCGACATCGAAGACACTGGCAGCGATTCAGATACCATGGGTGGCTACGTTACTGACCAGCTGGGCAGAATCGCCCGCGCTGGCGACGTGTTCGAAATAGGCGATTACCGCGGCCGCGTCACCGAGATGCAGGGCCGGCGTATAGCCCGCGTTTTACTGGCGCCCGCGCCGGGGCAGGCGCCCGCTGGCGACGAAGACCCGGCGGCCGAAGATTCCCCGGCCAGCGACGACCCCGCCTGA
- a CDS encoding acyl-CoA dehydrogenase: MDFGYSDEQEVFRGRLRKWLEQCGEDGSIPRLKGLGLDEKVAVGRVWQKRLYEGGWCGLSWPAEYGGQGIGIVEQIIFQEELARAGSPQLVNLLALSMVGPMIIEHGSETQKKRFLKSILNADEIWCQCFSEPGAGSDLASLSTQAELDGDDYLVNGTKVWTSYAQYADYCILLARTDRGTKPHEGITMLIVDMKSDGVQVRPLRQLNGDSEFNEVYLENVRVPRSGVIGEPGGGWKMAIAMLMHERATLTFQRQLQSRVALDDMLKFARDFDHGKGAPADDPVYRQRLAQAWIESEAIRLTSLRHLTRRLKGDPPGAEGSMEKLFWSEMYQRMLAVPMSMSGPYSMLSGEDPRAPLAGQWPELYLYSRGRTIAAGTSEVQRNIIAQRVLGMPRS, encoded by the coding sequence ATGGATTTCGGTTACAGCGACGAGCAGGAAGTTTTCCGCGGCCGGCTGCGCAAGTGGCTCGAACAGTGCGGCGAAGACGGTTCTATTCCCCGGCTGAAGGGATTGGGCCTGGACGAAAAGGTCGCCGTGGGCAGGGTCTGGCAGAAGCGCTTGTATGAAGGAGGTTGGTGCGGGCTTTCCTGGCCCGCGGAGTACGGCGGGCAGGGGATCGGTATTGTCGAGCAGATAATTTTTCAGGAAGAGCTGGCCCGCGCGGGTTCGCCGCAGCTGGTCAACCTGCTGGCCCTGAGTATGGTCGGTCCGATGATCATCGAGCATGGCAGCGAAACCCAGAAAAAACGCTTCCTGAAGTCGATCCTCAACGCCGACGAAATCTGGTGCCAGTGTTTCAGTGAGCCGGGCGCCGGTTCGGATCTCGCTTCGTTGTCCACCCAGGCCGAACTCGACGGTGACGACTACCTGGTAAATGGCACCAAGGTGTGGACCTCGTACGCGCAGTACGCCGACTACTGCATCCTGCTCGCGCGTACAGATCGCGGCACGAAACCGCACGAGGGTATCACCATGCTGATCGTCGACATGAAGAGCGATGGCGTCCAGGTGAGGCCCCTACGCCAGCTCAACGGCGACAGTGAGTTCAACGAGGTATACCTGGAGAACGTGCGTGTTCCGCGGTCGGGGGTCATAGGCGAGCCGGGCGGTGGCTGGAAGATGGCGATCGCCATGTTGATGCACGAGCGTGCGACGCTTACTTTCCAGAGGCAGTTACAGTCGCGCGTTGCGCTGGACGACATGCTGAAGTTTGCCCGTGACTTTGACCACGGCAAGGGGGCGCCGGCCGATGATCCGGTCTACAGGCAGCGCCTGGCCCAGGCCTGGATAGAAAGCGAAGCCATACGGCTGACCTCGCTGAGGCACCTGACCCGGCGTCTCAAGGGCGACCCACCCGGCGCCGAGGGATCAATGGAAAAGCTGTTCTGGAGCGAGATGTACCAGCGCATGCTGGCCGTGCCGATGTCGATGTCCGGCCCTTACTCGATGCTCTCCGGGGAGGATCCCAGGGCACCGCTGGCAGGCCAGTGGCCCGAACTCTACCTCTACTCTCGCGGGCGCACGATCGCCGCGGGCACCTCGGAGGTGCAGCGCAACATCATCGCCCAGCGCGTGCTGGGCATGCCCCGTTCCTGA
- a CDS encoding ferritin-like domain-containing protein, producing MPRKETIADQTTPPLVARAFDSVAHSYDSAFLADYDHLRGDLVRLYRMAKQAQWDGETYLDWSIDVDPEKPFFPVEETAISGTSHWTRLTEREKVQLNHESMAWTLSQFLHGEQGALLATAQIVDSVPNIDAKLYAATQVMDEARHVEVYDRYLHEKIEIVYPINPELKTLLDQILSDSRWDMKYLGMQILVEGLALAAFQTMRDYSTEPLIKELTAMVMKDESRHVAFGVLSLKDYYRELSEAEVDERVEFVYEGCRLMRDRLLQREVYEKMGMDVEACVEIEYHDEMSKAFRRAMFSKIVPNVKKLGLLNDKLRRGFEELDILEFESMPSSEEEFADPAALVNEYNTEAQAETSLVA from the coding sequence ATGCCCCGGAAAGAAACAATCGCTGACCAAACCACTCCGCCGCTGGTAGCCCGGGCCTTCGACAGCGTGGCCCACAGCTACGACAGCGCCTTTCTAGCGGACTACGATCACTTGCGCGGTGACCTCGTGCGGCTCTACCGCATGGCCAAGCAGGCACAGTGGGACGGCGAGACCTACCTCGACTGGTCAATCGACGTTGACCCGGAAAAGCCTTTTTTCCCGGTAGAAGAAACAGCCATTTCCGGCACCTCGCACTGGACCCGTCTCACCGAGCGCGAGAAAGTCCAACTCAACCACGAGTCGATGGCGTGGACACTCTCGCAGTTTCTGCACGGTGAGCAGGGCGCCCTGCTGGCAACCGCGCAGATCGTGGACTCGGTGCCCAACATAGACGCAAAACTCTACGCGGCGACCCAGGTCATGGACGAAGCCCGTCACGTGGAGGTCTACGACCGTTACCTGCATGAAAAGATCGAGATCGTCTACCCGATAAACCCGGAGCTCAAGACCCTCCTCGACCAGATTCTCAGCGACTCACGCTGGGACATGAAGTACCTCGGCATGCAGATACTCGTGGAGGGCTTGGCGCTGGCCGCCTTCCAGACCATGCGTGACTACAGCACCGAGCCGCTGATCAAGGAACTCACGGCCATGGTCATGAAAGACGAGTCGCGCCATGTTGCCTTCGGCGTACTCAGCCTGAAGGACTACTACCGCGAGTTGAGCGAGGCAGAGGTCGACGAGCGCGTGGAATTTGTCTACGAAGGCTGCCGCCTGATGCGCGATCGACTGCTGCAGCGCGAGGTCTACGAGAAGATGGGCATGGACGTCGAAGCCTGCGTTGAGATCGAATATCACGACGAAATGTCCAAGGCCTTCCGCCGCGCGATGTTTTCCAAGATCGTACCCAACGTCAAGAAACTCGGGCTGCTCAACGACAAGCTGAGAAGGGGATTCGAAGAACTCGACATCCTCGAGTTCGAGAGCATGCCCTCGTCTGAAGAAGAGTTCGCCGACCCGGCAGCGCTGGTGAACGAGTACAACACCGAAGCCCAAGCCGAGACATCGCTAGTGGCCTGA
- a CDS encoding MerR family transcriptional regulator: MTRTRNTDTDTDNHPSTTGLHKISDLARETGVSTGTIKFYIREGLLPKPTVKTGRNMAWYDHSFIERIRVIKELQQKRFLPLDVIKAILEHDSEVVSEREVSTLLGIEGTLYEEIHYAPDQPPVPVEEALARYGVDRDRFDFCVRLGIITPMQREGVSCVEGDDLLLLENFQAMREAGMGPELFPYETTLPIYVEALEKLAREEIKIFTRGVTDHSDPERVPEIAIAAMKHAEQFMALLRRKMILRAMAEIRLGNETENTGTND; the protein is encoded by the coding sequence ATGACGAGAACCAGAAACACCGACACCGACACCGACAATCACCCGAGCACCACGGGCCTGCACAAGATCTCCGATCTCGCGCGCGAGACCGGCGTGTCTACCGGCACCATAAAATTCTACATCCGCGAAGGCCTTCTGCCCAAACCCACGGTGAAGACCGGACGCAACATGGCCTGGTACGATCACTCGTTTATTGAGCGCATCCGCGTGATCAAGGAACTGCAGCAGAAGCGTTTCCTGCCCCTGGACGTCATCAAGGCCATACTCGAGCACGACTCCGAGGTGGTGAGCGAGCGCGAGGTCAGCACCCTGCTGGGCATCGAGGGAACACTGTACGAAGAAATTCATTACGCGCCCGACCAGCCGCCGGTGCCGGTAGAAGAAGCCCTGGCCCGCTACGGCGTGGACCGGGATCGTTTCGACTTCTGCGTTCGCCTGGGAATCATCACCCCCATGCAACGCGAAGGCGTGAGCTGCGTAGAGGGCGATGACCTTCTGCTGCTCGAAAACTTCCAGGCCATGCGCGAGGCCGGCATGGGACCGGAGTTGTTCCCCTACGAGACTACGCTGCCCATCTACGTGGAAGCGCTCGAAAAGCTCGCCCGCGAAGAAATCAAAATTTTCACGCGGGGCGTGACCGACCATTCCGACCCCGAGCGCGTGCCCGAAATAGCAATAGCCGCCATGAAGCACGCCGAGCAGTTCATGGCACTCTTGAGGCGCAAGATGATACTACGCGCCATGGCGGAAATCAGGCTCGGTAACGAAACTGAAAATACGGGTACCAACGACTGA
- a CDS encoding glycerol-3-phosphate dehydrogenase/oxidase, producing MSESFQPAPETAPPTRGERLGQAAEGCFDLVVVGGGITGAGVAREASARGLSTLLLDRGDFAGGTSSRSSKLIHGGIRYLAQGDVALVREASRERAVLHRMAPHLAVPINVVSPARSKAGLAKLATGMWTFRRLSADGEDYKVLGSRQTVEFEPLLADRGIAGSVVFREYLTDDARLVLETVLSAADSGAVVLNYTEVTGIEMGEAGAMLSARDVLGADDLVIRARCVVNAAGPWFDEVAGLADASQRPRLQLTRGIHVVVKGEALPLASMLALRTSDNRTAFALPRGGACYVGTTDTLYEGDPAEPDIEGADVAYLLDAVEETLGLRLRADDLLGCWAGVRPLMASPGRKVSEISRRDELSSGPGPLVSIAGGKLTTFRRMAERVVDAAVKQADLKPSAGPPGDTPLVGGSADQQLEARACAVGLEDSELEQRLWAVYGARAPGLLRCIADDPALGRAVGGLKDLTLAELEHCVEQEMVLTLDDLLRRRVRTAMFDAEAAMAAAPEAARALAVRLGWDDDRRRREVDVFVSRTRAQLSAARDAAK from the coding sequence GTGTCTGAGTCGTTTCAGCCAGCTCCAGAAACGGCCCCCCCGACCAGGGGGGAGCGTCTTGGCCAGGCGGCCGAGGGCTGCTTTGACCTCGTCGTGGTGGGCGGAGGGATCACCGGCGCGGGGGTCGCCCGCGAGGCGTCGGCCCGTGGATTATCTACCCTGCTGCTCGACCGTGGAGACTTTGCCGGGGGCACCAGCAGCCGTTCGTCCAAGCTCATTCACGGCGGTATACGCTACCTCGCCCAGGGTGACGTAGCCCTGGTGCGAGAGGCTTCGCGCGAGCGCGCGGTATTGCACCGCATGGCTCCGCACCTGGCCGTGCCCATCAACGTTGTTTCGCCCGCGCGATCGAAAGCCGGCTTGGCCAAGCTGGCAACCGGCATGTGGACCTTCCGCCGATTGTCGGCCGACGGTGAAGATTACAAGGTGCTGGGGTCACGCCAGACGGTTGAGTTTGAGCCCTTGCTGGCCGATCGCGGCATCGCTGGCTCGGTGGTGTTTCGCGAGTACCTCACCGATGACGCGCGCCTGGTACTCGAGACGGTGCTGAGCGCTGCTGATTCTGGCGCGGTGGTTCTCAACTACACCGAAGTCACAGGTATAGAGATGGGAGAGGCTGGCGCCATGCTGTCGGCCCGCGACGTACTGGGAGCCGACGACCTGGTGATCAGGGCGCGCTGCGTGGTAAACGCTGCCGGCCCCTGGTTCGACGAGGTGGCCGGACTCGCCGACGCTTCGCAGCGGCCCCGCCTGCAGTTGACCCGGGGTATTCACGTTGTGGTCAAGGGCGAGGCCCTGCCGTTGGCGAGCATGCTGGCCTTGCGCACGAGCGACAATCGCACCGCGTTTGCGCTTCCTCGAGGCGGCGCGTGCTACGTGGGGACGACCGACACGCTCTACGAGGGCGACCCGGCCGAGCCCGATATCGAGGGTGCCGACGTTGCCTACCTGCTCGACGCGGTCGAAGAGACACTCGGTTTGCGCTTGCGGGCCGACGACCTGCTCGGTTGCTGGGCGGGGGTGCGGCCGCTCATGGCATCGCCCGGTCGCAAGGTGTCGGAGATATCGCGGCGCGACGAGCTCAGTAGCGGCCCCGGTCCGCTGGTGTCGATAGCTGGTGGCAAGCTGACGACCTTTCGCCGCATGGCCGAAAGGGTCGTTGACGCCGCTGTCAAACAGGCCGACCTGAAGCCGAGTGCCGGGCCGCCGGGCGACACGCCGTTGGTGGGAGGCAGCGCTGACCAGCAACTCGAGGCCCGGGCCTGCGCTGTCGGCCTCGAGGACAGCGAGCTAGAGCAGCGTTTGTGGGCTGTCTACGGCGCCCGGGCCCCGGGGCTACTGCGCTGTATCGCCGATGACCCCGCCCTGGGCAGAGCCGTGGGCGGTCTCAAAGACCTGACCCTGGCCGAGCTCGAGCACTGCGTTGAACAGGAAATGGTGCTCACCCTCGATGACCTGTTGCGACGCCGTGTGCGCACTGCGATGTTCGACGCCGAGGCGGCCATGGCTGCTGCGCCCGAGGCCGCTCGTGCGCTGGCGGTGAGATTGGGCTGGGACGATGACCGGCGGCGGCGGGAAGTGGACGTTTTTGTCTCGAGAACCCGTGCCCAGCTTTCTGCGGCGCGCGACGCAGCAAAATAG
- a CDS encoding FAD-binding oxidoreductase, translated as MTEQVEGLDKLAADAPGLEIVTEGELLEETGRDTWMRSLMQARASGREPRAGAVLRPGNTAELSAALRWAGETGTPVLPYGHGSGVCGGVLASAGSVVVDLRRMDAVLNIDDVSLRATVQAGVRGSDFEAALNERGLTMGHCPQSIEISSVGGWCATRASGQFSTLYGNIEDMLLGCEFVLPGGRVLRLASSTRSATGPDLKHMLMGSEGTLGIFSELTFRVHPLPDCRRGQAFTVPDFAAGVESLRLIMRGGWRPAVTRLYDAAEAGRHFAGMAEGAPALLFLSEGPESLVQAESAAIAAIVETQGGTPRGEEPVLSWMEHRNQVPTFDSLLDQGLVADTIEVAIAWDRLSALYDDVSKKGGEIEDMLLMSGHVSHCYTHGANIYFTFVASQPDLERGLEIYDRAWETTMRAVHEAGGTIAHHHGIGRVRRGWLRAELGEGVELLRALKDSLDPGGIMNPGVLLEPAE; from the coding sequence ATGACTGAACAGGTAGAAGGGCTGGACAAGCTGGCGGCCGACGCTCCCGGTCTCGAAATAGTGACCGAGGGCGAGCTGCTCGAGGAAACCGGCCGCGACACCTGGATGCGCAGTCTCATGCAGGCACGCGCGAGTGGGCGCGAACCGCGGGCGGGGGCGGTGCTCAGACCCGGCAACACCGCGGAACTTTCGGCAGCCCTGCGCTGGGCCGGGGAGACCGGCACACCGGTGCTGCCCTACGGGCACGGCTCGGGCGTGTGTGGCGGCGTGTTGGCGTCGGCGGGTAGCGTGGTAGTCGACCTGCGGCGCATGGATGCCGTGCTCAATATAGACGACGTTTCGTTGAGGGCGACCGTCCAGGCTGGCGTGCGGGGCTCCGACTTTGAGGCTGCTCTCAACGAGCGCGGTCTGACGATGGGGCACTGCCCGCAGTCGATCGAGATTTCGAGTGTCGGCGGTTGGTGCGCCACGCGCGCCTCGGGCCAGTTCTCTACCCTGTATGGAAACATCGAGGATATGTTGCTGGGCTGCGAGTTCGTACTGCCCGGGGGCAGGGTACTCAGGCTGGCCAGTTCCACCCGTTCGGCCACCGGCCCCGATCTTAAGCACATGTTGATGGGCAGCGAGGGCACACTGGGCATATTCAGCGAGCTTACTTTCCGTGTGCATCCCTTGCCTGACTGCAGGCGCGGCCAGGCCTTCACCGTGCCCGATTTTGCCGCTGGCGTGGAATCACTCAGGCTGATAATGCGCGGGGGGTGGCGGCCGGCGGTTACCCGCCTGTACGATGCGGCCGAAGCGGGTCGTCATTTTGCCGGCATGGCCGAGGGCGCACCTGCCCTGCTGTTTCTGAGCGAGGGGCCCGAGTCGCTCGTGCAGGCTGAGTCTGCGGCCATAGCCGCCATAGTGGAAACGCAGGGCGGCACGCCGCGCGGCGAAGAGCCGGTTCTCAGCTGGATGGAGCACCGCAACCAGGTGCCCACTTTTGACTCCCTGCTCGACCAGGGGCTGGTGGCCGACACCATAGAGGTGGCCATTGCCTGGGACAGGCTTTCGGCCCTCTACGACGATGTAAGCAAAAAGGGCGGGGAGATAGAGGACATGCTCCTCATGTCGGGGCATGTTTCGCACTGCTATACCCACGGTGCGAATATTTATTTTACCTTCGTAGCGTCCCAGCCCGATCTCGAGCGAGGCCTGGAGATTTACGACCGGGCCTGGGAAACCACCATGCGCGCAGTTCACGAAGCGGGCGGCACGATCGCTCACCATCACGGCATCGGCCGCGTGAGACGCGGCTGGTTGAGAGCCGAGCTGGGCGAGGGCGTCGAGTTGTTGCGTGCCCTCAAGGACTCGTTGGACCCCGGGGGCATCATGAATCCGGGCGTGCTGCTGGAGCCCGCCGAATGA
- a CDS encoding HAD family hydrolase, with protein sequence MEGSRAGPGRGQQLTVSIRLLVFDCDGVLFESGDANIGFYNEVLRRVGEPAMTSALEEKCHAMSSPQFFEVYFADRPDMAARVREMAIATDYEPFYSLMHPAPGLHDLLDALRAEGYDTAMATNRGRTVGRLLELFELDSRFDFSIGTLDVELPKPAPDMLLSCLERFALEAREAVYLGDQDCDLQAATAAGLHFVGVGPVVAHAQLSIEAIGELPGLLTLLNEPGGSAT encoded by the coding sequence CTGGAAGGCTCGCGTGCAGGCCCTGGTCGAGGTCAGCAGCTGACCGTGTCTATCCGCCTGCTGGTGTTCGATTGTGACGGCGTGCTGTTCGAATCAGGTGACGCCAACATCGGTTTTTATAACGAAGTGCTGCGCCGTGTCGGCGAGCCGGCGATGACGTCGGCGCTCGAAGAAAAATGTCACGCAATGTCTTCGCCCCAGTTCTTCGAAGTCTACTTCGCCGATCGTCCCGACATGGCTGCGAGGGTACGCGAGATGGCGATCGCTACCGACTACGAACCGTTCTACTCGTTGATGCATCCCGCCCCGGGCCTGCACGACCTGCTCGACGCTTTGCGCGCCGAGGGTTACGACACGGCCATGGCCACCAACCGTGGCCGCACGGTGGGCCGTCTTCTCGAGCTTTTTGAGCTCGACAGTCGTTTTGATTTCAGCATCGGTACGCTCGACGTCGAGTTACCCAAGCCGGCTCCGGACATGCTGCTCAGTTGTCTCGAGCGTTTTGCCCTGGAGGCGCGTGAAGCCGTTTACCTGGGCGACCAGGACTGCGACCTCCAGGCGGCTACCGCTGCGGGGCTGCATTTTGTGGGAGTCGGGCCGGTTGTCGCCCACGCACAGTTGAGTATTGAAGCTATCGGTGAGCTGCCCGGCCTGCTCACGCTGCTCAACGAGCCTGGCGGCAGCGCGACTTGA
- a CDS encoding LOG family protein, whose amino-acid sequence MVRGGADMADIKLVTAAFAEIRRGLACFQPWNDTRKITTFGSARTPADHGEYHLARNFSEAAARAGFMIITGAGPGIMEACQEGAGKERSFGVNIQLPFENEANKFIANDPKLAQFKYFFTRKLFFLKESSAIVLFPGGFGTHDESFESLTLIQTGKSQLVPVIYLDVPGGTYWKSWDKYIREHLLRRGLISKEDLSLYTVTDDSEAALREINRFYRVYHSSRYVGSRLVLRLQQRLDEGLVTELGREFSDILGSPPEQREAFAEESDEPELAGMPRLALDFNRSGHGRLRELINRINGRD is encoded by the coding sequence ATGGTCAGGGGCGGTGCTGACATGGCCGACATAAAACTGGTCACGGCCGCCTTCGCCGAAATTCGCAGGGGGCTGGCCTGTTTTCAGCCCTGGAACGACACGCGCAAGATCACCACCTTCGGATCCGCGCGTACGCCTGCCGACCACGGCGAGTATCACCTCGCGCGTAACTTTTCTGAGGCGGCCGCCCGCGCCGGTTTCATGATCATTACCGGTGCCGGCCCCGGCATCATGGAGGCCTGCCAGGAAGGCGCCGGCAAAGAGCGCAGCTTCGGCGTCAACATACAGTTGCCTTTTGAGAACGAGGCCAACAAGTTTATCGCGAACGACCCCAAGCTGGCCCAGTTCAAGTACTTCTTCACGCGAAAGCTGTTCTTCCTCAAGGAGTCATCGGCCATCGTGTTGTTTCCCGGTGGCTTCGGAACCCACGACGAAAGTTTTGAATCTCTCACCCTGATACAGACCGGCAAGAGCCAGCTCGTACCCGTGATCTATCTTGACGTGCCCGGCGGCACCTACTGGAAGAGTTGGGACAAGTACATCCGCGAGCACCTGCTCAGGCGCGGTCTGATTTCAAAAGAGGACCTCTCGCTCTACACTGTCACCGACGACAGCGAAGCGGCGCTACGCGAGATCAACCGTTTCTACCGCGTGTACCACTCGTCGCGCTACGTAGGCTCGCGCCTGGTGCTGCGCCTGCAGCAGCGACTCGACGAGGGCCTGGTGACAGAGCTGGGTCGCGAGTTCAGCGACATCCTGGGCTCGCCACCCGAACAGCGCGAAGCCTTTGCCGAGGAATCAGACGAGCCCGAGCTGGCCGGAATGCCGCGCCTCGCACTCGATTTCAACCGTTCGGGTCACGGCCGCCTGCGCGAGCTGATCAACCGTATCAACGGCCGGGACTGA